Proteins found in one Bremerella volcania genomic segment:
- a CDS encoding carbon storage regulator codes for MLVLSRKVGDSIKIGDNIEIVVNRISGNRVTIGVDAPKDVRILRGEVELELDDDAVLALTGLMNADSASYSHSAS; via the coding sequence ATGTTAGTTTTGAGTCGAAAAGTTGGCGATTCCATCAAGATTGGCGACAACATCGAAATCGTCGTGAATCGCATTTCTGGCAACCGAGTCACCATTGGCGTCGATGCCCCGAAGGACGTTCGTATCCTGCGTGGTGAAGTCGAACTCGAACTCGACGACGATGCCGTTCTGGCCCTGACTGGCCTAATGAATGCCGACTCCGCCAGCTATAGCCACTCGGCGAGCTAG